From one Flavobacterium kingsejongi genomic stretch:
- the argH gene encoding argininosuccinate lyase, whose product MKLWEKGIPTDQKIDAFTVGNDRELDLVLARYDAQSSIAHAQMLATVGLLTTDEAAQLTAALETIITDIKAGNFTIEDSFEDVHSKIEYLLTEKLGDTGKKIHTARSRNDQVLTDVQLYIKAELSVLKNQTKALFDLLITLSERHKNVLLPGYTHLQIAMPSSFGMWFSAYAETLIDDMTLLNAALKIADQNPLGSAAGYGSSFPINRTLTTKLLGFETLKYNSVAAQMSRGKSEKAVATAMAALASTLSKFAMDTCLYLSQNFNFIGLPAHLTTGSSIMPHKKNPDVFELIRGKCNIIQALPYELSLLTNNLPSGYHRDFQLLKQSLFPAIESLKSCLEILHFSLQDITVNSTILDDRKYDYLFTVDTLNEMVTQGVPFRDAYKRVAEQLENGTFTAPKATKHTHEGSINNLCLDKIVAKMEQEY is encoded by the coding sequence ATGAAACTCTGGGAAAAAGGCATACCAACCGATCAGAAAATCGATGCATTTACCGTAGGCAATGACCGCGAACTGGATTTGGTGCTGGCACGCTATGACGCACAAAGTTCTATCGCACACGCACAGATGTTGGCTACTGTCGGTTTACTTACTACCGACGAAGCCGCACAACTCACCGCAGCCCTGGAAACCATCATCACAGACATCAAAGCAGGTAACTTTACTATTGAAGACAGCTTTGAAGACGTTCATTCCAAAATCGAATACCTGTTAACCGAAAAATTAGGGGATACCGGAAAAAAAATACATACTGCACGATCGCGTAATGACCAAGTGTTAACTGATGTACAGCTTTATATTAAAGCAGAGCTTTCGGTATTAAAAAACCAGACGAAAGCACTTTTCGACCTGCTTATCACCCTCAGCGAACGCCACAAAAACGTATTATTACCAGGCTATACACATTTGCAAATTGCTATGCCTTCCTCTTTTGGAATGTGGTTTTCTGCCTATGCGGAAACACTGATTGATGATATGACATTACTGAATGCAGCTTTAAAAATCGCCGATCAGAATCCTTTGGGTTCCGCTGCAGGTTATGGCAGTTCGTTCCCCATCAATCGTACCCTGACGACAAAATTATTGGGTTTTGAAACCCTAAAATACAATTCGGTAGCGGCACAAATGAGCCGTGGAAAATCAGAAAAAGCAGTGGCTACCGCAATGGCTGCCCTGGCAAGCACCTTATCTAAATTTGCGATGGACACCTGCCTTTACCTGAGCCAGAATTTTAATTTTATAGGCCTTCCGGCACACCTGACAACAGGATCCAGTATTATGCCGCATAAGAAGAACCCGGATGTTTTTGAACTTATCCGAGGTAAGTGTAACATTATACAAGCCTTACCCTATGAACTCAGTTTATTGACAAACAATCTTCCAAGCGGTTATCACCGTGACTTTCAATTGCTAAAACAAAGTCTGTTTCCAGCTATTGAATCGCTAAAATCCTGTTTGGAAATCCTACATTTTTCATTACAGGACATAACCGTAAATTCTACTATTCTGGACGACAGGAAATACGACTACCTGTTTACTGTTGACACGCTAAACGAAATGGTCACTCAGGGAGTTCCTTTCCGTGACGCCTACAAACGCGTTGCAGAACAACTGGAAAACGGTACGTTTACTGCCCCAAAAGCTACAAAACATACACATGAAGGCAGTATCAACAATCTTTGCCTGGATAAAATCGTCGCTAAAATGGAACAGGAATACTAA
- a CDS encoding MFS transporter produces MHQDQKTVTKNPYIIAWALGLIFYLLEYAIRSAPSVMIPELSVAFTTNTANVGAIIGMYYLTYSVTSLVAGIALDKAGAKYPLTIGTIVVGLGCVVFAISSHYTGYAGRLLQGAGSAMAFPACVYLASRAFSPRKLATAIGATQCLGMLGGSAGQFLVGPAIKNGMSLPFFWIGIGILVIGIGIFILFITPAEKTELATHKEDSGLLTPYKIVFSNVQSYLCGAISGLLFAPTTVFAMTWGVAFFQKDRHMDFQSATLVSAFVAMGWVLGCPLMGWIADKIGRRKPVLIGGAIMMILSLLQLLYLPELYPAYISTFLLGVASGAAMIPYSVIKESNPDKVKGSATGAINFLTFGVTSLLGPLFSYLYGNTLQTVTDQEAHFRGAGMFWIICIGVSIILALILKETGQKANN; encoded by the coding sequence ATGCACCAGGACCAGAAAACAGTTACCAAAAACCCATACATCATTGCCTGGGCATTAGGATTGATATTTTATCTTTTAGAATATGCAATACGATCGGCACCCAGTGTCATGATTCCGGAACTTTCTGTGGCTTTCACGACCAATACCGCCAATGTTGGGGCTATTATTGGAATGTATTACCTCACCTATTCCGTAACCAGCCTTGTGGCGGGAATTGCATTGGATAAAGCCGGCGCAAAATACCCCTTAACTATCGGTACTATCGTTGTTGGATTGGGTTGCGTTGTATTTGCAATCTCAAGCCATTACACCGGATATGCCGGACGATTACTACAGGGAGCCGGATCTGCTATGGCTTTTCCTGCCTGCGTATACTTAGCATCCCGCGCATTTTCACCCCGCAAACTGGCAACTGCTATCGGGGCGACCCAATGTCTCGGTATGCTCGGAGGTTCAGCGGGTCAGTTCCTCGTGGGACCAGCCATTAAAAACGGGATGTCGCTTCCTTTTTTCTGGATTGGGATTGGCATCCTCGTGATTGGAATTGGGATATTTATCCTATTCATTACCCCAGCTGAAAAAACAGAGTTGGCCACACATAAAGAAGATTCAGGGCTGCTAACACCTTATAAAATTGTATTCTCCAACGTCCAGAGTTATTTATGCGGTGCGATATCCGGATTATTATTTGCCCCTACTACAGTATTTGCCATGACCTGGGGAGTTGCTTTTTTCCAAAAAGACCGCCACATGGATTTCCAATCTGCCACATTGGTAAGTGCTTTTGTTGCCATGGGATGGGTATTGGGATGTCCGTTAATGGGATGGATTGCTGATAAAATCGGGCGTAGGAAACCTGTACTGATCGGTGGTGCCATCATGATGATTCTGAGCCTGCTGCAACTGTTATACCTTCCGGAACTGTATCCTGCTTATATCAGTACTTTCCTGTTAGGTGTTGCTTCGGGTGCAGCCATGATCCCTTATTCTGTGATCAAAGAAAGTAATCCGGACAAAGTAAAGGGAAGCGCTACCGGAGCCATTAATTTCCTGACGTTTGGTGTTACTTCCCTTTTAGGACCTTTATTCAGCTACCTGTATGGAAATACACTACAAACCGTTACCGATCAGGAAGCCCATTTCCGTGGCGCTGGTATGTTTTGGATCATCTGTATCGGGGTTTCCATCATTCTTGCGCTAATCCTGAAAGAAACCGGGCAAAAGGCGAATAATTAA
- the ytxJ gene encoding bacillithiol system redox-active protein YtxJ — MSIFNKIFGDSDSKGTPQNRINWTQLTQLKQLDEAVEVSNLQIVVFFKHSTRCSISRMALKQFESHYKLSEEEVKPYFLDLLSHRDISNAIAERFGVEHQSPQLIAIKDGKCIYTVSHSDIDAEELQVRVAEAN; from the coding sequence ATGAGTATATTCAATAAAATATTCGGAGATTCTGATAGTAAAGGTACGCCACAAAATAGGATTAATTGGACACAATTAACACAATTAAAACAATTAGACGAAGCAGTAGAAGTTTCAAATTTGCAGATTGTTGTGTTTTTTAAGCACAGTACCCGCTGTAGTATCAGCCGTATGGCGTTAAAACAATTCGAATCGCATTATAAACTTTCTGAGGAAGAAGTGAAACCTTACTTTTTAGATTTGTTAAGCCACCGCGATATTTCGAATGCGATTGCCGAACGATTTGGCGTAGAACATCAGTCACCACAATTGATCGCGATCAAAGATGGAAAATGTATTTACACCGTGTCGCATAGTGATATTGATGCCGAGGAATTACAGGTAAGGGTAGCGGAAGCGAATTAA